One Fusarium poae strain DAOMC 252244 chromosome 4, whole genome shotgun sequence DNA window includes the following coding sequences:
- a CDS encoding hypothetical protein (SECRETED:SignalP(1-17)~MEROPS:MER0000940), translating to MLFAVTLTLAAAAAVSASPLEPRAKTAVLPLKHVVKASSIKAIAQKGQARLRNVNGEASFHVDAAGSGSVINEDVSYVAPVVIGGKTWNLIVDTGSSNTWCGAQASCEPTSTGKSTGGSVSVSYGSGSFSGREYTDKVSFGGLTVAAQSIGAASSATGFSGVDGIIGFGPVGLTSSTVSNANTVPTFMDNLYSQGSISSEVLGVSFRPESGSDDDDANGELTLGGVDSSKYSGSITYFPALSSGTAARYWGISVSGFTYGSTTLGTSGSGIVDTGTTLIYIPTGAYNKFLSAAGGSTDSSSGLAAFTKKPTANFGIKFGSTTYTLTPAQYLIPTAQYANFGLSSGKYYAWIFDGGSSGVNTIIGQKFLENYYSVYDTTNSRIGFATAV from the exons ATGCTCTTCGCTGTCACTCTCACTCTTGCCGCTGCGGCTGCCGTTTCTGCATCGCCACTTGAGCCTCGGGCCAAGACGGCTGTTCTCCCCTTGAAGCACGTCGTCAAAGCTAGTTCTATCAAGGCCATTGCCCAGAAAGGCCAGGCTCGCCTTCGCAACGTCAACGGAGAGGCCAGCTTCCACGTCGATGCCGCTGGCTCTGGCTCCGTCATTAACGAGGATGTCTCCTATGTCGCCCCTGTCGTGATTGGAGGCAAGACCTGGAACCTCATTGTTGATACTGGAT CTTCAAACACTTGGTGTGGTGCTCAAGCCTCGTGTGAGCCAACATCCACCGGCAAGTCTACAGGCGGCTCTGTCAGCGTCTCTTACGGCTCTGGGTCATTCTCTGGTAGAGAGTACACGGACAAGGTCAGCTTCGGCGGCCTCACTGTTGCAGCACAGTCGATTGGTGCTGCCAGTAGCGCTACTGGCTTCTCAGGTGTAGATGGCATCATCGGCTTTGGTCCCGTTGGTCTCACCTCGAGCACTGTCTCCAACGCCAACACCGTGCCAACTTTTATGGACAACCTCTACAGCCAAGGCTCTATCTCATCCGAGGTGCTCGGTGTTTCTTTCCGACCAGAGTCTggcagcgatgatgatgacgctAATGGAGAGTTGACCCTTGGAGGTGTCGACAGCTCCAAGTACTCCGGTTCCATCACCTACTTCCCCGCTCTTAGTAGTGGCACAGCTGCTCGGTACTGGGGTATCTCTGTCTCTGGCTTTACCTATGGATCTACAACCCTTGGCACATCTGGAAGCGGCATTGTCGACACTGGCACTACGCTCATCTACATCCCTACCGGTGCCTACAACAAGTTCCTGTCTGCCGCAGGTGGTTCGACTGATAGCTCATCCGGCCTTGCTGCCTTTACCAAGAAGCCCACCGCCAACTTTGGTATCAAGTTCGGGTCAACAACTTATACTCTCACACCTGCGCAGTACTTGATTCCTACTGCTCAGTACGCCAACTTTGGTTTGAGCTCTGGCAAGTACTACGCCTGGATCTTTGACGGAGGCTCTTCTGGTGTCAACACTATCATCGGACAGAAGTTCCTCGAGAATTATTACTCTGTGTACGATACCACCAACTCCCGTATTGGTTTCGCTACGGCTGTCTAA